One genomic region from Gossypium hirsutum isolate 1008001.06 chromosome D13, Gossypium_hirsutum_v2.1, whole genome shotgun sequence encodes:
- the LOC107919092 gene encoding renalase, giving the protein MQNPVAKVAVVGSGISGSVCAATLARNGISVTLFDSARGPGGRMSQRREISEDGRELLFDHGAPYFTVTNPDVLSVVTEWESRGLVAEWKSNFGSFDCFTNKFVNTEHQERESKKYVGVPGMNSICKALCHEPGVDSKFNMGIGKFEWLEHENLWSLIGLDGQHLGHFKGVVASDKNIALPRFTAITGQPPPLDLSLAPELVKLHDIPIYPCFALMLAFNEPLSLVPAKGLSFANSKVLSRAQCESSKPGRSSTSERWVLHSTTEYAKDVIAQSGLEKPSKETLSKVGNEMLQEFLSTGLSIPQPFFMKAHRWGSAFPAASIAKEEKCVWSEKKKLAICGDFCLSPNVEGAILSGLAAASKLKGLISTLYYNL; this is encoded by the exons ATGCAAAACCCTGTCGCCAAGGTTGCCGTGGTGGGAAGCGGAA TTTCAGGGTCTGTTTGTGCCGCTACTTTGGCAAGGAATGGAATTTCAGTGACCCTTTTTGACTCTGCCAGGGGTCCTGGTGGCCGCATGTCTCAAAGAAG AGAGATAAGTGAAGATGGGAGAGAGCTGTTATTCGATCATGGTGCTCCTTACTTCACAGTGACAAATCCCGATGTGTTGAGTGTTGTTACTGAGTGGGAATCAAGAGGCCTTGTTGCGGAATGGAAATCGAATTTTGGGTCTTTTGATTGTTTCACCAACAAATTTGTCAACACTGAACACCAG gaaagagaaagcaagaaGTATGTTGGTGTGCCTGGAATGAATTCCATTTGCAAAGCATTGTGCCACGAGCCTG GAGTAGACAGTAAGTTTAATATGGGCATCGGGAAGTTTGAATGGTTAGAACACGAGAATCTATGGTCATTGATAGGTTTGGACGGACAGCATCTTGGACATTTTAAGGGAGTGGTGGCATCAGACAAAAACATTGCTTTGCCAAGGTTTACAGCGATAACAGGACAACCACCCCCTCTTG ATTTGAGTTTGGCTCCGGAGTTAGTGAAACTGCACGATATTCCCATTTATCCTTGTTTTGCTCTAATGCTAGCATTCAATGAACCTTTGTCTTTG GTACCCGCAAAAGGGTTGTCATTCGCCAATTCTAAGGTTTTAAGCCGTGCACAATGTGAAAGCAGCAAGCCAGGGCGCTCTTCCACAAG TGAACGATGGGTATTGCATTCAACAACGGAGTATGCCAAGGATGTGATTGCTCAATCTGGCCTTGAGAAACCTTCGAAAGAAACATTATCGAAAGTGGGGAATGAGATGCTCCAAGAATTCCTCAGCACAGGTCTCAGTATTCCACAGCCATTTTTCATGAAAGCTCATAGATG GGGAAGTGCCTTCCCAGCAGCAAGCATAGCCAAGGAAGAGAAATGTGTGTGGAGTGAAAAGAAGAAACTGGCAATCTGTGGGGATTTCTGTTTGAGTCCAAATGTTGAAGGTGCAATTCTTAGTGGCTTGGCTGCTGCTTCTAAGCTTAAAGGCTTAATCAGTACCCTATACTATAACCTTTGA
- the LOC107919094 gene encoding uncharacterized protein, giving the protein MASACVNNMGVSPESFQPYGWLSRRMSLSREKELPKSVLADPVEPEIQETPATGDFEFRLEDPVTNMLPADELFSNGKLLPLHFSSLKQQHHPSSEIKSPETAKPCRGMDMDPYLFSPRAPRCSSRWRELLGLKKLSQNTNQPHKPEPQCAKSLKHFLHRSSKSSSSLNLPLLKDSDSESVSISSSRLSLSSSTSSHEHEHEHEDLPRLSLDSDKPSPNPFAPSRPRMRMVKPRGCETTGGDRTGRSRSRRDASTSRGVSVDSPRMNSSGKIVFQSLERSSSSPSSFNGGPRFKQRGMERSYSANVRITPVLNVPVCSLRGSSKSGYVFGFGNLFSSSPQKTANGANNNSKARQCNNSGIRNKT; this is encoded by the coding sequence ATGGCTTCAGCTTGTGTTAACAACATGGGTGTCTCGCCGGAAAGTTTCCAACCATATGGTTGGTTGAGTCGTAGGATGTCGTTGAGCCGAGAAAAGGAGCTACCTAAGTCGGTTCTGGCAGATCCTGTTGAACCAGAGATCCAAGAGACACCAGCGACTGGTGACTTTGAGTTCAGGCTTGAAGATCCAGTCACTAATATGCTTCCAGCTGATGAGCTTTTCTCTAATGGTAAGCTCCTGCCTTTACATTTCTCATCACTCAAACAACAACATCATCCTTCGTCTGAGATCAAGTCGCCGGAAACTGCCAAGCCTTGCCGTGGAATGGACATGGATCCTTACTTGTTTTCTCCCAGAGCTCCAAGGTGTTCCAGCAGGTGGAGGGAACTTCTGGGTCTTAAAAAATTGTCCCAAAACACTAACCAGCCCCATAAACCAGAGCCCCAATGCGCCAAATCTCTCAAACATTTCCTCCATAGAAGCTCAAAGTCTTCATCTTCATTAAACCTCCCACTGTTAAAAGACTCAGACAGCGAGTCCGTTTCCATATCTTCATCAAGGTTATCcctttcttcttcaacatcaagcCACGAACATGAACACGAACACGAAGATCTCCCAAGGCTGTCCCTTGATTCCGATAAGCCGAGCCCCAACCCTTTTGCTCCTTCCAGACCCAGGATGAGGATGGTTAAACCGAGAGGGTGTGAAACTACCGGTGGGGATCGAACAGGACGGAGTAGGAGCCGGAGGGATGCATCGACAAGCAGGGGAGTATCAGTAGATAGTCCAAGAATGAACTCGTCAGGGAAAATAGTGTTTCAAAGCCTGGAGAGAAGTTCAAGCAGTCCAAGTAGTTTCAATGGTGGTCCCAGGTTTAAACAAAGAGGGATGGAAAGGTCATATTCAGCTAACGTAAGGATCACACCAGTACTTAACGTCCCCGTGTGTTCATTACGAGGATCTTCAAAATCAGGCTACGTTTTTGGATTCGGAAACTTGTTCTCATCTTCCCCACAAAAGACTGCAAATGGAGCAAACAACAACAGCAAAGCGCGTCAATGTAATAACAGCGGCATCAGAAACAAAACgtag
- the LOC107919096 gene encoding delta(3,5)-Delta(2,4)-dienoyl-CoA isomerase, peroxisomal: MEEKYETLKIQQESPNSGVFNLIINRPSVSNALGLNFFSEFPKVLNALDQNPIVAVIVLSGSGNHFCGGIDLKSLAAIADDNSGDQGRTRERLRRKIKLMQDAITAIERCRKPVIAAIHGACLGLGINIVTACDIRYCTKDAFFSVKEVDLAITADLGTLQRLPGIVGFGKAMELSLTGRRFSGDEAKELGLVSRVFGSREELKEGVRTIAEGIGGKPPLAVVGTKAVLIRSRDVNVEQGLDYVATWNSSMLLSEDLTEAISAQKQKRKPTFAKL; the protein is encoded by the exons ATGGAAGAGAAGTATGAAACTCTGAAGATTCAGCAAGAATCGCCAAATTCTGGAGTTTTTAACCTAATCATTAACCGCCCATCTGTCAGTAATGCACTTGGACTCAATTTCTTTAGTGAATTCCCCAAAGTTCTTAATGCGCTCGACCAAAACCCTATCGTCGCCGTCATCGTTCTATCCGGATCCGGCAACCACTTCTGCGGAGGTATCGACCTTAAAAGCCTCGCAGCTATCGCCGATGATAACTCGGGTGATCAAGGCCGCACCAGGGAACGGTTACGGAGAAAAATCAAGCTCATGCAAGATGCGATCACCGCTATCGAGCGGTGCCGGAAGCCGGTAATCGCGGCGATACACGGCGCGTGTCTTGGCTTGGGGATCAATATCGTGACGGCCTGTGACATAAGGTATTGTACTAAGGATGCATTTTTTTCTGTCAAGGAAGTGGATTTGGCTATCACCGCCGATCTCGGTACGCTCCAGAGACTACCCGGGATAGTAGGGTTTGGGAAGGCCATGGAGTTGTCGTTGACGGGAAGGAGGTTCTCGGGTGATGAGGCCAAGGAATTGGGCCTGGTTTCTCGGGTTTTCGGGTCGAGGGAGGAACTGAAAGAAGGCGTTCGCACCATTGCAGAGG GAATTGGAGGGAAGCCGCCGCTAGCAGTGGTGGGAACAAAAGCGGTGTTGATACGAAGCAGGGATGTGAATGTGGAACAAGGGTTGGATTATGTTGCAACTTGGAACTCTTCCATGCTTTTGTCTGAAGATCTGACAGAGGCAATCTCTgctcaaaaacaaaaaagaaaacctaCTTTTGCTAAGctttaa